A window of the Armatimonadota bacterium genome harbors these coding sequences:
- a CDS encoding class I SAM-dependent methyltransferase: MEWWRRLFDSPLYFELYEPQDVARAREQVPQILSLLQLRPPARILDVPCGYGRHAVELAARGFAVTGVDISEVQLGRARQRAEQAGVAVTWVRQDVRDLALPPEFDAAITMFLSFGYFDTDEENLAMLAGIARALRPGGRFLLDYWNREYEIRTFDQYQVDRTGDVFEVEEWEFDHLRGRLNWTNHIFFPDGRRQSWFHSIRAYTVAEVVAMLDRAGFRLDGVYGGLDGQPYSLDSEAAVFVATRR; the protein is encoded by the coding sequence ATGGAGTGGTGGCGACGCCTGTTTGACTCGCCGCTGTACTTCGAACTGTACGAGCCCCAGGACGTCGCCCGCGCCCGGGAGCAGGTCCCTCAGATTCTGTCCCTGCTGCAGCTCCGGCCGCCCGCCCGGATCCTCGACGTGCCGTGCGGATACGGTCGCCACGCGGTCGAACTGGCCGCCCGGGGGTTCGCGGTGACCGGGGTGGACATCTCCGAGGTCCAGCTGGGCCGCGCGCGCCAGCGGGCGGAGCAGGCCGGGGTCGCGGTGACCTGGGTGCGCCAGGACGTCCGGGACCTGGCGCTGCCCCCGGAATTCGACGCGGCCATCACCATGTTTCTGTCCTTCGGCTACTTCGACACCGACGAGGAGAACCTCGCCATGCTGGCTGGCATCGCCCGCGCGTTGCGCCCGGGCGGGCGCTTCCTGCTGGACTACTGGAACCGGGAGTACGAGATCCGCACCTTCGACCAGTACCAGGTGGACCGCACGGGGGACGTCTTCGAGGTGGAGGAGTGGGAGTTCGACCACCTGCGGGGGCGGCTGAACTGGACCAACCACATCTTCTTCCCCGACGGCCGCCGCCAGTCGTGGTTCCACTCCATCCGGGCCTACACGGTGGCCGAGGTGGTGGCGATGCTGGACCGCGCCGGCTTCCGGCTGGACGGGGTGTACGGCGGGCTGGACGGCCAGCCCTACTCCCTGGACAGCGAGGCCGCCGTCTTCGTCGCCACCCGCCGGTAG
- a CDS encoding thioesterase family protein: MKPGLSPGAEARITVTVTPDMLATFEGLGPVHPVYATWSLVRHMELACRTLVLPFLEADEDTVGHSISVTHLAPTGPGDRVTVRARLQAIEGRRIICAVEAFNSREKIGEGTQVQVLVSRRQWQEVIARLAGGT; encoded by the coding sequence GTGAAACCCGGACTGTCCCCCGGCGCCGAGGCCCGTATCACCGTCACGGTGACCCCGGACATGCTGGCGACGTTTGAAGGCCTGGGTCCGGTCCACCCCGTCTACGCCACCTGGTCGCTGGTCCGGCACATGGAGCTGGCCTGCCGGACGCTCGTCCTCCCGTTCCTGGAGGCGGACGAGGACACGGTGGGCCACAGCATCAGCGTGACCCACCTGGCGCCCACCGGCCCCGGCGACCGGGTCACCGTCCGGGCGCGGCTGCAGGCCATCGAGGGCCGCCGGATCATCTGCGCCGTGGAGGCCTTCAACTCCCGGGAAAAGATCGGGGAGGGCACGCAGGTGCAGGTCCTGGTGTCCCGGCGCCAGTGGCAGGAGGTCATTGCCCGCCTGGCCGGCGGTACCTAG